One Gloeobacter morelensis MG652769 DNA window includes the following coding sequences:
- a CDS encoding PIN domain-containing protein produces the protein MSQRVPPSVWRVLLDLNVFVAYVLGLSKGRTDTAAQFLVQCVRDGSCALGPLQLVVSWGMLNRLEVVLMRLGYDPVAAKGFAEAVAELARLGPFQEFPSVTLGGMGVVALKDEEDAHVLGTAVAGQARILVTANFKDFDAALLQLVPGLVGEIKRPDHNLLVAHPKIAARWFREGNIDFR, from the coding sequence TTGAGCCAGAGGGTTCCCCCGTCTGTGTGGCGGGTGCTGCTCGACCTCAATGTCTTTGTGGCCTACGTCCTCGGGTTGAGTAAGGGTCGGACGGATACGGCGGCGCAGTTTCTGGTGCAGTGCGTGCGGGACGGTTCTTGCGCTCTGGGTCCGCTGCAACTGGTCGTTTCCTGGGGGATGCTCAATCGCCTTGAAGTGGTTCTGATGCGCCTGGGCTACGACCCGGTCGCCGCCAAGGGGTTCGCCGAGGCGGTGGCGGAACTGGCCCGGTTGGGTCCATTCCAGGAATTCCCCAGTGTGACTCTTGGAGGGATGGGGGTTGTCGCCCTCAAAGACGAAGAAGACGCCCATGTGCTCGGTACTGCCGTTGCCGGACAAGCAAGAATACTCGTCACAGCAAATTTCAAAGACTTCGACGCCGCATTGCTTCAGCTTGTGCCGGGCCTAGTCGGCGAAATCAAGCGCCCTGACCATAATTTACTGGTGGCACACCCGAAGATCGCAGCTCGTTGGTTTCGAGAGGGGAACATTGATTTTCGGTGA
- a CDS encoding PDDEXK nuclease domain-containing protein, giving the protein MAGELTFDGYEEYLGGLKARIRAAQIRSALAVNRELVALYWQIGRDVLRQQRRQGWGSKVIDRLSGDLRREFPEIKGFSVRNLKYMRAFAEAYPDKGFVQQLAAQIPWFHNCAILDAVKEPAARAWYVRQTIAQGWSRSVLTHQIDAGLFERQGGAATNFAATLPSVQSDLAQQALKDSYLFDFLSLGPAARERDLERGLLEHIRKFLLELGRGFAFVGSQYHLEVGDQDFYIDLLFYHFKLRCFVVIDLKTGSFQPEFAGKLGFYLSAVDDLLRHPDDRPTLGLILCKSSNRVIAEYTLRDARRPMGVSTYELLPEEIKRSLPSIEEIEALLYLDFADGQHSG; this is encoded by the coding sequence GTGGCCGGTGAATTGACCTTCGACGGTTACGAGGAGTACCTGGGCGGCCTCAAAGCGCGCATCCGCGCCGCCCAGATCCGGTCGGCCCTGGCGGTCAACCGCGAACTGGTGGCGCTCTACTGGCAGATTGGCCGCGACGTGCTGCGGCAGCAGCGCCGTCAGGGCTGGGGCAGCAAGGTGATCGATCGCCTCTCGGGCGATCTGCGCCGTGAATTCCCTGAGATCAAAGGGTTCTCCGTGCGCAATCTCAAATACATGCGCGCCTTCGCCGAGGCTTATCCCGACAAAGGGTTTGTGCAGCAGCTTGCTGCCCAAATTCCCTGGTTTCACAACTGTGCCATCCTCGATGCCGTCAAAGAGCCTGCCGCCCGCGCCTGGTACGTCCGCCAGACGATTGCCCAGGGCTGGAGCCGCAGCGTGCTGACCCACCAGATAGACGCTGGACTTTTCGAGCGCCAGGGCGGTGCCGCCACCAACTTTGCGGCCACGCTGCCGTCGGTGCAGTCGGACCTGGCGCAGCAGGCGCTCAAAGATTCTTATTTGTTCGATTTTTTATCGCTGGGGCCGGCGGCGCGCGAGCGGGATCTAGAGCGGGGGCTGCTCGAACACATCCGCAAGTTTTTGCTGGAGCTGGGCCGGGGCTTTGCCTTCGTGGGCAGCCAGTACCACCTGGAGGTGGGCGATCAAGATTTTTATATCGACCTGCTTTTTTATCACTTCAAGCTGCGCTGCTTCGTGGTCATCGATCTCAAGACCGGCAGCTTCCAGCCCGAATTCGCGGGCAAGCTGGGCTTTTACCTGTCGGCGGTGGACGACCTGTTGCGCCACCCCGACGATCGGCCGACCCTCGGGCTGATTTTGTGCAAATCGAGCAACCGGGTGATCGCCGAATATACCCTGCGCGACGCGCGCCGCCCGATGGGTGTCTCCACCTACGAACTGCTCCCCGAAGAGATCAAGCGCAGTCTGCCCAGCATCGAAGAGATCGAGGCACTTTTGTACCTGGACTTTGCGGATGGGCAGCACTCGGGCTAA
- a CDS encoding class I SAM-dependent DNA methyltransferase, with the protein MQPERPSLMPEYFEALYRENADPWNFETSPYEDAKYTATLDALSKPRYRSAFEIGCSIGVLTARLAERCEALLAVDVCDKALTRARERCRALAQVSFERLRVPEGYPRGPFDLTLVSEVGYYWSWSELRQAQRLLLEHLEPGGHLLLVHWTPFARDYPLRGDEVHDAFGALAGLSHRLGRREQQYRLDLYERI; encoded by the coding sequence GTGCAACCCGAACGCCCCTCGCTGATGCCCGAGTACTTCGAGGCGCTCTACCGCGAAAACGCCGATCCCTGGAACTTCGAGACCAGCCCCTACGAGGATGCCAAATACACGGCGACCCTCGACGCCCTCTCCAAGCCCCGCTACCGCTCGGCGTTTGAAATCGGTTGCTCGATCGGTGTGCTCACCGCCCGCCTCGCCGAACGTTGCGAGGCGCTTCTGGCGGTAGATGTGTGCGACAAGGCGCTCACCCGGGCGCGCGAACGTTGCCGGGCCCTTGCCCAGGTAAGCTTCGAGCGGTTGCGGGTGCCCGAGGGCTACCCGCGCGGACCGTTCGATCTGACCCTGGTCTCGGAGGTGGGCTACTACTGGTCCTGGAGTGAACTGCGCCAGGCCCAGCGGTTGCTTCTGGAGCACCTGGAACCTGGAGGTCACCTGCTTTTGGTGCACTGGACGCCCTTTGCCAGGGACTACCCGCTCAGGGGCGACGAAGTGCACGATGCCTTCGGCGCGCTCGCGGGGCTCAGCCACCGCCTCGGGCGACGCGAGCAGCAATACCGACTGGACCTGTACGAGCGGATTTGA
- a CDS encoding PIG-L deacetylase family protein: MGGTSAALGETPLHPPEAAAALGSTLVVAPHPDDESLGCGGTIALLRRLGLPVRVLVVSDGTRSHPNSRCYPPAALRALREAEARAALAVLGVAPAAVTFLGLKDGAVPFEGDADFADALGRCRRYLAQLESVRTVALPWRRDPHPDHRAVWNLMHRASDGFAAFARSLEYPIWLWEQGERFHRPMEGEVRIWRLAIGPVLALKRAAMAAHRSQTSDLIDDDPEGFRLTPETLAHFERPWECYLEAPCNPNAPR; encoded by the coding sequence ATGGGTGGCACTAGCGCCGCCCTGGGCGAGACTCCTCTGCACCCGCCCGAGGCGGCAGCCGCCCTCGGTTCGACGCTGGTGGTCGCCCCGCACCCGGACGACGAGTCGCTTGGCTGCGGCGGAACCATCGCCCTATTGCGCCGGCTGGGCCTACCTGTGCGGGTGCTGGTGGTGAGCGACGGCACCCGCTCCCACCCCAACTCCCGGTGCTACCCACCCGCGGCCCTGCGCGCCCTGCGCGAGGCGGAGGCGCGCGCCGCCCTCGCGGTGCTGGGGGTCGCCCCGGCCGCCGTCACGTTCTTGGGCCTCAAGGACGGCGCAGTGCCTTTTGAGGGGGACGCCGATTTTGCCGATGCGCTCGGCCGTTGCCGCCGCTATCTGGCCCAGCTGGAGTCCGTGCGCACCGTCGCGCTGCCCTGGCGGCGCGACCCGCATCCGGATCACCGGGCCGTCTGGAACCTGATGCACCGCGCGAGCGACGGCTTCGCAGCCTTTGCTCGCAGCCTCGAATACCCCATCTGGCTGTGGGAGCAAGGAGAACGTTTCCACCGGCCGATGGAAGGCGAGGTCCGTATCTGGCGGCTTGCCATCGGCCCGGTGTTGGCGCTCAAACGCGCCGCCATGGCTGCCCACCGTTCCCAGACCAGCGATCTGATCGACGACGACCCGGAAGGTTTTCGGCTCACCCCCGAGACGCTCGCCCACTTCGAGCGCCCCTGGGAATGTTACTTGGAGGCACCGTGCAACCCGAACGCCCCTCGCTGA
- a CDS encoding glycosyltransferase family A protein yields the protein MLHICRPLRPLGSASPFLARLSYPPLVDAPLLPECRSCVIVPVRDEAERIESTLAALACQIERPGLPLDPRSYEVIVLANNCRDQTAPIARRFAGERPQLRLHIVERTLSPGEAHVGRARQLLMDEAYRRFAGAGKARGIIASTDGDTRVAPDWLAATAFEIDRGADAVGGRILTDDKERQTLAAQARRCFLFDVGYQYLTVQLEACIDPDPLDAWPRHYQHFGASLALSAEAYARAGGLPAVRSPEDVALYCALRRIDAGIRHSPLVKVITSARRYGRAERGLAAQLADWSTVGAGYKPYLVEAVGRTEERLINRFRLRQLWRQPRSLESTDAEVAALATRLRVPSERLAEELSACQAFGLLWERLNPEEPANAPKSEVEEAIRQLRRRIVLWKQALKSARTGPVGIAARVARGGG from the coding sequence ATGCTACACATTTGCCGCCCGCTGCGGCCGCTTGGATCCGCAAGCCCCTTCCTCGCCCGCCTGTCCTACCCCCCCCTGGTCGATGCGCCGTTGCTGCCGGAGTGCCGCAGTTGTGTGATTGTGCCGGTGCGCGACGAGGCGGAACGGATCGAGAGCACCCTCGCCGCTCTCGCCTGCCAGATCGAACGGCCCGGCTTACCCCTCGATCCGCGCAGCTACGAAGTGATCGTGCTCGCCAACAACTGCCGTGACCAGACGGCACCCATAGCCCGGCGCTTTGCCGGCGAGCGGCCGCAGTTGCGTCTGCACATCGTCGAGAGGACCCTGTCCCCCGGTGAAGCCCACGTCGGCCGCGCCCGGCAACTGTTGATGGACGAAGCCTACCGGCGCTTCGCCGGGGCCGGTAAGGCCAGGGGGATCATCGCCTCCACCGACGGCGACACCCGGGTGGCCCCCGACTGGCTTGCGGCCACCGCCTTCGAGATCGACCGCGGTGCCGACGCCGTGGGAGGCCGCATCCTCACCGACGACAAAGAGCGGCAGACCCTGGCGGCCCAGGCGCGCCGTTGCTTTTTGTTCGACGTGGGCTACCAGTATCTGACGGTCCAACTGGAAGCCTGCATCGACCCGGATCCACTCGACGCCTGGCCCCGCCATTATCAGCACTTCGGCGCCAGCCTGGCGCTGAGCGCCGAGGCTTATGCCCGGGCGGGGGGCTTGCCCGCTGTGCGCTCCCCCGAAGATGTCGCCCTCTACTGCGCCCTGCGGCGCATCGACGCCGGGATCCGCCACAGCCCGCTGGTGAAAGTGATCACCAGCGCCCGCCGCTATGGACGTGCCGAGAGGGGTCTGGCCGCCCAACTGGCCGATTGGAGCACCGTGGGCGCCGGGTACAAGCCGTACCTGGTCGAAGCGGTCGGCAGGACCGAGGAGCGCCTGATCAATCGCTTTCGGTTGCGCCAACTCTGGCGTCAGCCCCGCAGCCTGGAATCGACCGACGCAGAGGTTGCGGCCCTGGCGACCCGATTGCGGGTGCCGTCCGAACGCCTTGCGGAGGAGTTGTCCGCTTGCCAAGCTTTTGGCTTGCTCTGGGAGCGGTTGAACCCCGAAGAGCCCGCGAACGCCCCCAAAAGCGAGGTCGAAGAAGCGATCCGGCAGTTGCGCAGGCGCATTGTCCTCTGGAAGCAGGCACTCAAATCCGCTCGTACAGGTCCAGTCGGTATTGCTGCTCGCGTCGCCCGAGGCGGTGGCTGA
- a CDS encoding pentapeptide repeat-containing protein, translated as MFVKPHVLWHDWMRFSIVCERCHRRLLFSQWSGGGGEEWPQIKKAECRLEARHGVQRAERCESCGRPFATARRPVRSMGVDELLARYRRGQRRFSKLVLVGDDLSTVALDGARMFEANLSGSRLVGTGLRSAVLTGASLVGADFAAARLQRADLSGAELVGANLSGTDLQGAKLIGGDLRGASLYWANLEGAQLRGALLDDASLRGARLRGAILPDGRLLD; from the coding sequence ATGTTTGTCAAGCCCCACGTCCTCTGGCACGACTGGATGCGCTTTTCGATCGTCTGTGAGCGCTGCCACCGTCGTTTGCTCTTCAGCCAGTGGTCCGGCGGCGGCGGCGAGGAGTGGCCCCAGATTAAAAAGGCAGAGTGCAGGCTTGAGGCGCGCCATGGGGTGCAACGCGCCGAGCGGTGCGAATCGTGTGGGCGGCCCTTCGCCACAGCCCGCCGTCCGGTGCGTTCTATGGGTGTGGATGAGTTGCTCGCGCGCTACCGACGGGGCCAGCGCCGTTTCTCAAAACTGGTGCTGGTGGGCGACGATTTGAGCACGGTGGCACTGGACGGCGCCCGGATGTTCGAAGCCAACTTGAGCGGCTCGCGTCTTGTGGGAACGGGTTTGCGCTCGGCGGTGCTCACGGGTGCGTCACTCGTCGGCGCCGATTTTGCCGCCGCCCGCCTGCAACGCGCGGATCTCAGCGGCGCGGAACTGGTGGGGGCGAATTTGAGCGGCACCGACTTGCAGGGCGCCAAACTCATCGGCGGCGACCTGCGCGGTGCGAGCCTCTATTGGGCCAACCTCGAAGGGGCGCAGTTGCGCGGAGCCTTGCTCGACGACGCCAGTTTGCGCGGAGCGCGTCTGCGGGGTGCCATCCTGCCGGACGGCCGGTTGCTCGATTAA
- a CDS encoding acyl-CoA dehydrogenase: protein MICHGAYRPCKRSKDITPPLLFDTAALGCAPLSVGEALTQAGQVADFCAVNAARIDKDGAVPIEEFRRLAAAGLLAVPLDASLGGAGLGVSPGRTLALLSVLEQVGWGNLAVGRIYEGHVNALQLIQIFGSREQQSACAAAVHGGKIYNVWNTEDEDGTKIVPLPGDRYRLEGAKTFASGAGLVERPIIGAARPDGGWQMVIVPMELYTDRVDPDWWQPLGMRASASFKVDFSGIELGEDALLGASGDYWRQPWLTAGVVRFAAVQLGGAAALLDCTRGHLRDRGWQEHPYQRERMARAAIAVEGGRLWLQGAAGRIDRWLDNPAEPAGGEGLVAYANMVRTAVEAACQQVVQLAAKSVGARCLSRPHPVERIVRDLTLYLRQPAPDAALAQLGAYVIAQNAPIQALWHDGWH from the coding sequence ATGATCTGCCATGGAGCTTATCGTCCGTGCAAGAGGAGCAAAGACATTACCCCTCCGCTGTTGTTTGACACCGCCGCTTTAGGCTGCGCGCCGCTGTCGGTGGGCGAAGCGCTCACCCAAGCCGGGCAAGTCGCCGATTTTTGCGCCGTCAATGCTGCGCGCATCGACAAGGACGGCGCCGTGCCGATCGAAGAATTTCGGCGGCTGGCAGCGGCGGGACTGTTGGCCGTTCCTCTTGACGCATCTTTAGGCGGGGCCGGACTCGGAGTGAGCCCTGGCCGCACGCTGGCGCTGCTGAGCGTGCTGGAGCAGGTAGGATGGGGCAACCTGGCGGTGGGCCGCATCTACGAGGGGCACGTCAACGCCCTGCAGCTGATTCAGATTTTCGGCTCGCGCGAGCAACAGTCGGCCTGTGCCGCAGCCGTGCACGGCGGCAAAATTTACAACGTCTGGAACACCGAGGACGAGGACGGCACGAAGATTGTCCCGCTGCCGGGGGACCGCTACCGCCTAGAGGGGGCCAAGACCTTCGCCTCGGGCGCCGGGTTGGTGGAGCGGCCGATCATCGGCGCGGCCCGACCCGACGGCGGCTGGCAGATGGTGATCGTTCCGATGGAACTGTACACGGATCGCGTCGATCCTGACTGGTGGCAACCCCTCGGGATGCGCGCCTCGGCCAGCTTCAAAGTCGATTTTTCGGGCATCGAGCTGGGAGAAGACGCCCTGCTGGGCGCTTCCGGCGATTATTGGCGCCAGCCCTGGCTGACCGCCGGGGTGGTGCGCTTCGCGGCGGTACAGTTGGGCGGAGCGGCGGCCCTGCTCGACTGCACCCGCGGACACCTGAGAGACCGCGGCTGGCAAGAACACCCCTACCAGCGCGAGCGTATGGCCCGCGCTGCCATCGCCGTCGAAGGGGGACGCCTGTGGTTGCAGGGGGCGGCCGGGCGCATCGACCGGTGGTTGGACAATCCGGCCGAGCCGGCCGGCGGCGAGGGGTTGGTGGCCTACGCCAACATGGTGCGCACCGCCGTCGAAGCCGCCTGTCAGCAGGTCGTGCAACTGGCCGCCAAGTCCGTGGGGGCGCGCTGTCTGTCGCGCCCGCACCCGGTCGAGCGCATCGTGCGGGATCTGACGCTCTATTTGCGCCAGCCCGCCCCGGATGCGGCCCTTGCCCAGCTGGGCGCCTACGTCATCGCACAAAACGCCCCCATTCAGGCGCTGTGGCACGATGGGTGGCACTAG
- a CDS encoding NCS2 family permease produces MRMKRVKSAPRWLVRGDIDGFFGLALDNLIQVLLIVGLCGGVLGFGSELLYGRVLPGVALSLLVGNLYYAWTADRLARREGRDDVTALPYGINTVSLFAHVFLVMLPVKLAAMGVGQSPEQAAELAWQAGLVACLGSGLIELAGAWVADPLRKLAPRAALLSTLAGIALTFIALGFLFRTFAAPIVAMLPLGIILLTYFGGVRFGPLPGGLVSVLLGIALAWGTGLVGWSDSRFAEALAPAGFYLPRLWLGDLWEGRAALGAYLSVILPMGLFNLVGSLQNLESAEAAGDRFETAPSLAVNGLGSIAAAVAGSCFPTTIYIGHPGWKALGARIGYSVLNGVAMSLLCLSGTVALVAYFVPIEAGMAIVLWIAVVIAAQAFTATPAAHAPAVVIGLLPGIAGWGALMAKNALRAAGLATPDNPLTPELAAQFRLSDTYIEGAFALEQGFIFSAMILAAVTVFIVERRFWKGALWALAGAVLCWFGLMHSFRWTATDTIIDLRPGAGASWAIGYVLVALALLYAQWAEGRSRTDKS; encoded by the coding sequence ATGCGTATGAAACGTGTCAAATCCGCGCCGCGCTGGCTGGTCCGAGGCGACATCGACGGTTTTTTCGGCCTGGCCCTCGACAATCTCATTCAGGTTTTGCTGATCGTCGGGCTGTGCGGGGGGGTGCTCGGCTTCGGCTCCGAGTTGCTCTACGGGCGGGTGCTTCCTGGGGTGGCCCTCTCGCTGCTGGTGGGCAACCTGTACTACGCCTGGACAGCGGACCGCCTCGCCCGCCGCGAAGGACGCGACGACGTGACGGCACTGCCCTATGGCATCAACACGGTGAGTTTATTCGCCCACGTCTTTCTGGTGATGTTGCCGGTGAAGCTGGCGGCGATGGGGGTGGGCCAGTCGCCTGAGCAGGCGGCGGAGTTGGCCTGGCAGGCAGGACTGGTGGCTTGTCTCGGTTCGGGGCTGATTGAACTGGCAGGGGCGTGGGTTGCTGACCCCCTCAGAAAACTTGCCCCCCGGGCCGCCTTGCTCTCAACTTTGGCCGGGATCGCCCTGACGTTTATCGCCCTCGGCTTTCTATTTCGCACCTTCGCCGCCCCAATCGTCGCGATGTTGCCGTTGGGGATCATCTTGCTCACCTACTTTGGCGGCGTGCGCTTCGGGCCGCTGCCGGGGGGACTGGTCTCGGTGCTGCTGGGGATCGCCCTTGCCTGGGGAACGGGACTGGTCGGTTGGAGCGATAGCCGCTTTGCGGAGGCCCTGGCGCCGGCAGGATTCTATCTGCCGCGGTTGTGGCTTGGAGATCTCTGGGAAGGGCGCGCCGCCCTGGGCGCTTACTTGAGCGTTATTCTGCCCATGGGATTGTTCAACCTGGTGGGCAGTCTGCAAAATCTCGAAAGCGCCGAGGCGGCGGGGGATCGCTTCGAGACCGCCCCCTCACTCGCCGTCAACGGCCTCGGTTCGATCGCGGCGGCCGTGGCGGGCTCGTGCTTTCCGACGACGATTTATATCGGCCATCCCGGCTGGAAGGCGCTCGGGGCGCGCATCGGCTACTCGGTGCTCAACGGCGTGGCGATGAGCCTGTTGTGCCTAAGCGGTACGGTGGCACTGGTGGCCTACTTTGTGCCCATCGAGGCAGGTATGGCGATTGTGCTCTGGATCGCGGTGGTGATCGCCGCCCAGGCTTTTACCGCCACCCCCGCCGCCCACGCCCCGGCGGTGGTGATCGGCCTGCTGCCGGGGATCGCAGGCTGGGGCGCCTTGATGGCCAAAAATGCCCTGAGGGCGGCGGGCCTCGCCACCCCCGACAACCCACTCACACCGGAGTTGGCGGCCCAATTTCGCCTGAGCGACACGTACATCGAAGGCGCCTTTGCGCTGGAGCAGGGATTTATCTTCTCGGCGATGATCCTCGCCGCCGTCACCGTCTTCATCGTCGAGCGTCGATTTTGGAAAGGGGCGCTCTGGGCGCTGGCGGGGGCCGTCCTCTGCTGGTTCGGATTGATGCACAGCTTTCGCTGGACGGCGACCGACACGATTATCGACCTGCGCCCCGGCGCAGGGGCCAGTTGGGCGATAGGCTACGTCCTGGTAGCCCTGGCGCTGCTCTATGCCCAGTGGGCCGAAGGGCGCAGCCGGACCGACAAGTCTTAA
- a CDS encoding MOSC domain-containing protein, with the protein MEMQSTHITTEAFAAALAELLDSPRDAGLLEMIVARLPKEKRRTCSEVYLSPDGGLAGDRWLLGKNGRAPDPRAQVSLMNARVLRLIAGEEGRMPLAGDNLIVDLDLSEVNIPIGQRLAVGEAILEVTDKPHTGCSKFNARYGKAALQFINAPERKELHLRGIYVRVVQAGVVHLGDKVHKIEGIYS; encoded by the coding sequence ATGGAAATGCAGAGCACACACATCACCACCGAAGCGTTCGCGGCAGCTTTGGCGGAGCTTCTAGACTCTCCCCGCGACGCGGGTCTTCTGGAGATGATCGTCGCGCGCCTTCCCAAAGAAAAGCGGCGCACCTGCTCTGAGGTGTATCTGTCTCCCGACGGCGGGCTCGCGGGGGATCGCTGGTTGCTCGGCAAAAACGGCCGCGCGCCGGACCCGCGGGCGCAGGTGTCGCTGATGAATGCGCGGGTACTGCGCCTGATCGCCGGGGAGGAGGGCCGTATGCCTCTGGCTGGGGACAACCTGATTGTGGATCTGGACCTCAGTGAAGTGAATATCCCGATTGGCCAGCGCCTTGCGGTTGGCGAAGCGATCCTGGAAGTCACCGATAAGCCCCACACCGGCTGCTCAAAATTCAACGCCCGATACGGAAAAGCGGCGCTGCAATTTATCAACGCTCCTGAGCGCAAAGAATTGCACCTGCGCGGAATTTATGTGCGGGTTGTGCAGGCAGGCGTGGTCCACCTCGGAGATAAAGTACACAAGATCGAAGGGATTTATTCGTGA